The sequence AACGCGACCGTGTCCGAGAAGGTCGGCTGGGGCTGGATCGCCCGGCCCGGCGTCGAGGACTACGTGCGGCTCGGCTACGCGCCCAACAACAGCGACTCGCAGGGCGATCACGGTCTCCAGGGCGCCTCGGAGACGCTGGAGTGGGCGATCGACGACTTCGCGATCTCCCGGCTCGCCGAGCGCGTCGGCGACAAGGCGACCGCACGCGAGTACGCCAAGCGCGGCCAGAACTGGCAGAACATCTACGACCCCGCGACCGGCTACCTGCGCCCGCGCGACGACAACGGCTCCTTCCCGGCCGGTCCCGGCTTCGTCAAGCCGCCGGACACCGCCTTCGGGCAGGACGGCTACGACGAGGGCAACGCGGCGCAGTACAACTGGCTCGTCCCGCAGAACCTCGCCGGGCTCGTGACGGCGATGGGCGGCAAGGACAAGGTGATCCCGCGCCTCGACGCCTTCTTCAGGAAGCTCAACGCGGGCGGCAACGAGCCGTACGCGTGGATGGGCAACGAGATCGACACGGCCGCGCCGTGGGTCTACGACTACGTGGGCCAGCCGTGGAAGACCCAGGAGGTCGCCCGGCGCATGGTCAACGAGATCTACACGACCGCGCCCGACGGGCTGCCGGGCAACGACGACAACGGGGCGCAGTCCTCGGTGTACGTGTGGGCGGCGCTCGGCATGATGCCCGCGACACCCGGCACCCCGGCCATCGCGCTCAACAGCCCGCTCTTCCCGCGCGCCGAGATCCACCTCGGCACGGGCCGCACGCTGAGCGTCAACGCCCCGAAGGCGGCGGCGAACGCCCCGTACGTGACGGGCGCGAAGCTCAACGGCCGGTCCTTCGAGTCGACTTCGCTGCCCGAGGACGTCGTGACGCGGGGCGGGAAACTCGACTTCTCGCTCGCGACGCGCCCCGACAAGCACTGGGCGACCTCCGCGAAGGCGGCGCCGCCGTCCTGGCGGACGTACGAGAAGTCCGCCGTCGGCTACCTCACGCCGAACGGCACGCGGGTGACCGAGGCGGGCAAGGGCCTCAAGGGCACCGTGGGCGTCTCGGCGCTCGCGGGCCGGCCCGGCTCCGTACGGTGGACGGCCTCGACCGACGACCCGCACGTGAAGGTCTCGCCGTCCTCCGGGACGCTGAGCCTGCGGCACGCGAGGACGGCCGAGGTGCCGGTCGCGATCAGCACCACGAAGGACACGCCGTCCGGGTACCACCCGGTGAAGATCTCGTTCCGCACCTCCTCGGGCGAGGAACTGCCGGGCGGGGCCGTCGTGGTGACCGTGCCCGACGCGGACGGCACGGCCACGGCGTGCGCGACGCTCGGCGCGGAGGACACCGAGTGCGGGCTGCGCGCCCGCGACAACGGTGACGGGCACTGGAACGTCGTCGAGAAGGCCGGCCGTTCCGGGCACGAGACGACGGACGGGTCCCCGTTCCAGTACTTCGACGTCGACAACACGACCGTTCCCGGCGGGAGTTACCGGGCGACCGTGAGCGTGGAGTACTTCGACCACGGCACGGGCGGCTGGAGCCTCCAGTACGACGCGGTGGGCGACGCCTACAAGTCGACGCCCGAGGTCGCGAAGACCGGGACCGACACCTGGAGGACGGCCGTGTTCGAGGTCGACGACGCGGCCTTCCACAACGGCGAGAACGGCGGCACCGATTTCCGGCTGGCGAACAGCGGGGACGCCGGGGTCGTCGGCAAGGTGACGGTCGCCACGGAGGGCGAGGGAGTACTGGCCCTCCACCTCTGCCCCGCCGCATAGCGGGGCGGGGCGGGATGCGGGGGCTCGGCGCCCCCGCACCCCGCCTCCCGGGGCTCCGCCCCGGACCCCCGCTCCTCAAACGCCGGAGGGGCTGAGTTTCTCCGCCCGCGGCTCGGGCATCCCGGCCTCCGCCTCCGCCTCGTCGACCAGCGTCTTCTCGTCGAACGGCAGCTTCCCGGCGAGCACCTGGTCCACCCGCCCCTTGTCGATCTCCTTCGTCCACGTGCCGATCAGCACCGTCGCCACCGCGTTCCCCGCGAAGTTCGTGAGGGCACGCGCCTCGCTCATGAAGCGGTCGATGCCGACGATGAGGCCGACGCCGTCGACGAGTTCGGGGCGGTGGGACTGGAGCCCGCCCGCGAGCGTCGCGAGACCGGCCCCCGTGACGCCCGCCGCGCCCTTCGAGGCGATGATCATGAAGACGAGCAGCGAGATCTGCTGGCCGATCGAGAGCGGCTGGTCCATCGCCTCGGCGACGAAGATCGACGCCATCGTGAGGTAGATCGCGGTGCCGTCGAGGTTGAAGGAGTAGCCGGTCGGGACGGTGATGCCGACGACCGGGCGCGAGACGCCGAGGTGCTCCATCTTCGCGATGAGGCGCGGCAGCGCGGACTCGGACGAGGAGGTGGAGAGGATCAGCAGGAACTCGCGGGCCAGGTACTTCAGGAGCAGCAGGATGTTGACGCGCGCGAAGACCCTGAGCAGCGCGCCGAGGACGAGCACGACGAAGAGCACGCACGTCACGTAGAAGCCGATCATGATGACCGCGAGCGACTTGAGCGCGTCCACGCCCGTCTCGCCGACCACGGCGGCCATCGCGCCGAAGGCGCCGACCGGGGCCGCCCACATGATCGTGGCCAGAACGCGGAAGACGAGCTTCTGGATGTGGCCGATGCCGCGCAGGACCGGCTCGCCGCTCCTGCCGAGCGCCTGGAGCGCGAAGCCGACGAGGAGGGCCACCAGGAGCGTCTGGAGGACCTTCTCGCTCGTGAACGCCGAGACGAGCGTCGTCGGGATGATGCCGAGGAGGAAGTCGACGGTCGACTCGGGGGCCTTGGGGGCCTGCGCGGCGCCGACCTCCCGCACCGACTCGGTCAGGTGGAGGCCCTGGCCGGGCTCCAGGAGGTTGCCGACGAGGATGCCGATCGCGAGCGCCACGGTCGACATCACGAGGAAGTAGCCGAGCGCGAGCCCGCCCACGGCACCGACCTTCGCGGCCTTGCGCACCGAACCGATGCCGAGCACGATCGTGCAGAAGATGATCGGCGAGATCATCATCTTGATCAGGTTCACGAAGCCGGTACCGAGCGGCTTCAGCTCGACGGCCACACCGGGCGCGGCGAAGCCGAGGATGATCCCGAGGATCACGGCGCCGATCACGGCGAGGTAGAGGTAGTGGCTCTTGTCACGGCGTCCCGGCGCGGCGGGCGGCGGGGTCGCGGGCCCGTGTCCCTCGGGCTCGGGGGCTGCTGCCTCGGTGGCTGACACGGGTTCCTCCTGGTGACGTCGTCGTCTGGGCGGGCGCGGGAGACTGCGGCTCGCTCCGCACGCCGGGCTGCGGCGACTATCCCGTACGGTGTGACCGGCGTCACTGTTTCGGTCATTAAGGTCGCGCGGACCTGCCCCGGAGGCTGCGGACCGCGCCCGGCGTGGGCACACTGGCCCGATGCGTCTCCCCCGCCCCCGGAGCCTGGCCGGCCAGCTCTTCGCGATGCAGGTGCTCCTCGTGGCACTCGTCGTCGCGGGCTGCGCGCTCTTCACGTACGTGAGCGACCGCCGCCAGGCGCGTACCGCCGCCGAGCGCCAGGTCACCGCCGCCGCGCTCGCGATCGCCGCCGCGCCCACCGTGCGCGAGGCGGTCGGCGCGCCCGAGCCGACCCGCACCCTCCAGCCCTACGCGGAGAAGGTCCGCCGCGAGGCCGACCTCACCTTCGTGACGATCATGTCCCCCGACGGCATCCGCTACACGCACCCGACGCCGGACCGGATAGGCGAGCGCTTCCTCGGTCACCGCGCCGAGGCGCTGCGCGGGCGGACGTTCTCGGAGACGTACCGGGGCACGCTCGGGGTCTCGGTACGGGTCGTGACCCCGGTCAAGGAGGGCGACCGCGTCACGGGGCTCGTGAGCGCGGGGATAGACGTCACGGCGATCAGCGAACGCCTGCGCCACCAGGTGCTGCTGCTCCTCGTGACGGCCGCGGCGGCCCTGCTGCTCGGCGGGACCGGCACGTACGTCATCAACCGGCGGCTGCGGCGGCACACCCACGGCATGAACGCGACCGAACTCGCCCTCGTGCACGACTACCACGAGGCCGCGCTGCACGCCGTGCGCGAAGGGCTGCTCCTGCTCGACGGGCGCCGGGCCGTGGCCCTGCTCAACGACGGGGCGCGCGAACTGCTCGGGCTGCCGCCCGGCACGTATGTCGGGCGCCCCATCGCCGAGTTGGGGCTCCCGCGCGGGCTCACCGGGGCGCTGCTCGCCTCGGAGCCCCGCGTGGACGAGGTGCACCTCACCGAGGAGCGCGTCCTCGTCGTCAACACCTCGCCCGTGTCCGGGGGGCAGCGCTCGGGGACGGTCGTGACCCTGCGGGACCACACCGAACTGCGCGCGCTGATGGGCGAGCTGGACGCCGAGCGGAGCTTCGGCAAGGCGCTGCGGGCGCAGGCGCACGAGGCGGCGAACCGGCTGCACACGGTCGTCTCGCTCGTCGAACTCGGGCGCCCGGACGAGGCGGTGGAGTTCGCGACGTCCGAACTGGAGCTGGCCCAGGCGCTCACGGACCGCATGACCGGCGCGGTCCGCGAACCGGTGCTCGCCGCGCTGCTGCTGGGCAGGACGGCGTACGCGCACGAGCACGGCGTCGAGCTGGTCCTGAGCGAGGACAGCGGTCTCGACGACGGGCTGCTCCCCGCGAGCCTGCCGCCGCGCGACCTCGTGACGATCCTCGGCAACCTCGTCGACAACGCGGTGGAGGCCGCGCAGGGCACCCCGGGCGCGCGGGTCACGGTCACCGCGCGCGCCGAACACACCACCGAGGGGGACGAGTTGCTGCTCCGCGTCACCGACAACGGCCCCGGGCTCGATCCCGCGCACATCGAGGACGCCTTCCGCGACGGCTGGTCGACGAAGGCCGCCGAGCCGGGCGCGCACGGCCTCGGGCTCGCGCTCGTCCGCCAGGCGGCCGGGCGCGCGGGCGGCATCGTGGCGGCCCGCCGCGACACGGGCGGGGGCGCCGAGTTCACCGTGCGGCTGCCGCTCGCGCTCTCCGCCGGGGGGACGCGATGAGCGAGGACGTACGGGTCCTCGTCGTCGAGGACGAGACCGTCGCCGCCGACGCGCACCGTCTGTACGTGGAGCGGGTGCCGGGCTTCACCGTCGCCGCGGTCGCGCACTCGGCGGCAGCCGCGCGCCGCGCCCTGGAGCGCACGCCGATCGACCTCGTGCTCCTCGACCTCTACCTGC comes from Streptomyces sp. Tu6071 and encodes:
- a CDS encoding C4-dicarboxylate transporter DctA, giving the protein MSATEAAAPEPEGHGPATPPPAAPGRRDKSHYLYLAVIGAVILGIILGFAAPGVAVELKPLGTGFVNLIKMMISPIIFCTIVLGIGSVRKAAKVGAVGGLALGYFLVMSTVALAIGILVGNLLEPGQGLHLTESVREVGAAQAPKAPESTVDFLLGIIPTTLVSAFTSEKVLQTLLVALLVGFALQALGRSGEPVLRGIGHIQKLVFRVLATIMWAAPVGAFGAMAAVVGETGVDALKSLAVIMIGFYVTCVLFVVLVLGALLRVFARVNILLLLKYLAREFLLILSTSSSESALPRLIAKMEHLGVSRPVVGITVPTGYSFNLDGTAIYLTMASIFVAEAMDQPLSIGQQISLLVFMIIASKGAAGVTGAGLATLAGGLQSHRPELVDGVGLIVGIDRFMSEARALTNFAGNAVATVLIGTWTKEIDKGRVDQVLAGKLPFDEKTLVDEAEAEAGMPEPRAEKLSPSGV
- a CDS encoding GH92 family glycosyl hydrolase; translation: MWGFRNRTRAVRGAGAAALVLAVCALAVPPASAATRHGHEHGHGHGHGHGTALVADPSRYVDPFIGTQKGTDWENTWPGVTAPFGMMQFSPDTTEGPTGYSYDSDRIKGFSLDHFSGGCSSFGNIPLLPVTGAIGEKPAERTEHFSHAKETAEAGTYEVTLADSGIDVSIGARTRAGIASFTYPKGSQAQVLVKSGTSLGGDYAAEAHLVGDREVRGTVTPHGLCNNSRYTLHFDIRFDRPFTAHGTWDGAGEVTEGASKAEGANSGAYLTFDTSRERRVTAKVGMSYVSQDGAARNLTTEIPGWDTAKVQAQTRADWRTALKKVEVGGGTDEQLTTFYTSLYRSLQSPSVFDDVDGRYIGFDDKIREVAPGHHQYGTFSDWDIYRSLAPLQTMLYPGRAGDMANSLLRDAQQQGGWWPKWPAQNMTGNVMNGDNGVPLFAQYVAFGAKGVDIRSALPIMKKNATVSEKVGWGWIARPGVEDYVRLGYAPNNSDSQGDHGLQGASETLEWAIDDFAISRLAERVGDKATAREYAKRGQNWQNIYDPATGYLRPRDDNGSFPAGPGFVKPPDTAFGQDGYDEGNAAQYNWLVPQNLAGLVTAMGGKDKVIPRLDAFFRKLNAGGNEPYAWMGNEIDTAAPWVYDYVGQPWKTQEVARRMVNEIYTTAPDGLPGNDDNGAQSSVYVWAALGMMPATPGTPAIALNSPLFPRAEIHLGTGRTLSVNAPKAAANAPYVTGAKLNGRSFESTSLPEDVVTRGGKLDFSLATRPDKHWATSAKAAPPSWRTYEKSAVGYLTPNGTRVTEAGKGLKGTVGVSALAGRPGSVRWTASTDDPHVKVSPSSGTLSLRHARTAEVPVAISTTKDTPSGYHPVKISFRTSSGEELPGGAVVVTVPDADGTATACATLGAEDTECGLRARDNGDGHWNVVEKAGRSGHETTDGSPFQYFDVDNTTVPGGSYRATVSVEYFDHGTGGWSLQYDAVGDAYKSTPEVAKTGTDTWRTAVFEVDDAAFHNGENGGTDFRLANSGDAGVVGKVTVATEGEGVLALHLCPAA
- a CDS encoding sensor histidine kinase translates to MRLPRPRSLAGQLFAMQVLLVALVVAGCALFTYVSDRRQARTAAERQVTAAALAIAAAPTVREAVGAPEPTRTLQPYAEKVRREADLTFVTIMSPDGIRYTHPTPDRIGERFLGHRAEALRGRTFSETYRGTLGVSVRVVTPVKEGDRVTGLVSAGIDVTAISERLRHQVLLLLVTAAAALLLGGTGTYVINRRLRRHTHGMNATELALVHDYHEAALHAVREGLLLLDGRRAVALLNDGARELLGLPPGTYVGRPIAELGLPRGLTGALLASEPRVDEVHLTEERVLVVNTSPVSGGQRSGTVVTLRDHTELRALMGELDAERSFGKALRAQAHEAANRLHTVVSLVELGRPDEAVEFATSELELAQALTDRMTGAVREPVLAALLLGRTAYAHEHGVELVLSEDSGLDDGLLPASLPPRDLVTILGNLVDNAVEAAQGTPGARVTVTARAEHTTEGDELLLRVTDNGPGLDPAHIEDAFRDGWSTKAAEPGAHGLGLALVRQAAGRAGGIVAARRDTGGGAEFTVRLPLALSAGGTR